GACTCCCGGCGCGCATCAGCGGGGCCGTGTCCGTCGACCTGCCGCGCCCCCGCAAACAACTTTCGACCCGCAGCGACCCCGCCTTCGCTGACCTGCGCGGCGAACTCTTCGCCCTGCTTGGCGGCGAGGCGGCCGAATGATGCGACTTGCCGGGCGTCTTTTGCCCCTTTTCCTGCTTGCGGCCTGGGAGGCGCTGTGCCGTACGGGCGTCATCGACTCCCGTTTCGTGCCTGCCCCAAGCGCCATCCTGGCCTGTCTGGCGGCGCCGGGCACAGCCGGGGACATGCTGGGGCAGATGGGTCTGACCCTGCGCCGGACCCTCCTCGGCTTTGCGCTGGGCGGTGCGGCGGGGCTGTGTCTCGGCCTGGCTTGCGGGGCCTTGCGGCGGCTTGACGAGACGCTTTCCCCGCTGATCGAACTCCTGCGCCCGGTGCCGTCCGTGGCCGTGATCCCGGTGGCCATCCTTTTTTTGGGGCTTGGCGACGCCCTCAACGTGGCCGTGACCGCATTCGCCTGCTCCTGGCCGGTCTTCGTGGCCGGACGCGATGCGGTGCGCGCCGTGGAGCCCCTGCGTCTCGACACGGCCAGGCTCTGCGGCCTGACCCGGGGCCGCCGGTTCCTGGCGGTGATCCTGCCCGCCAGCCTGCCCGGCGCCGTCACGGGCCTGCGCACGGCCCTTGGCATCGCCGTGGCCGTGGCCGTGGGCAGCGAGATGGCGGCCTCGTCCGACGGCCTGGGGCATCTGGCCATGGCCGCCTCGTTCTCCCGTCAGCAGGCCTTGGCCTTTGCGGCGGTTCTGGCCATGGGGCTTGTGGGCGGGGCCTGCGCCTTTGGTTTTTCGTCGCTTCTGCGACTGGCCGGGAGGTTTTGGCCCGGGCTTTTCAGGGTGCAAACCCGCCTGGGTGAGAAACCGTGATCCGCCTTCGTCCTCTTTTCGGGCTTGCCTTCGCGGCCATACTCTGGGAGGCGGTTTCGCTTGCCGCCGCAACGCCTTCCCTGCCAGGGCCGGGCGCGGTGGCGGCGGCCTTTCCGGGGCTTGTCCTTGGCGGCACGCTGCCGCGCGCCCTGTGGCTGACCCTCGGGCACACAGCCCTGGGTCTTGGCACGGCCATGGCGCTTGGTCTGCCGCTCGGGCTTCTTATGGGACGATCCCGGGCAGCCCGGGCGTTTTTGACCCCGACCATGGAGCTTTTGCGCCCGCTGCCGCCGTCAGCCCTCATCCCGCCCGCCATGCTCCTTGCGGGATTCGGCCCGGGACTGTACGCGGCCGTGGTCGGCTTTGCGGCCTGCTTCCCGCTCCTTTTGGCCGCCATGGACGCGGGCCGCGCGGTGCCGACGCCTCTTGTGGACACGGCCCGCTCCCTGGGTGCGGGCAGACTGCGCACCATCACCCGTGTTGTCGTGCCGGCCTGTCTGCCGGGGGTTTCCACGGGGTTGCGCATGGCCCTGCCCGTGGCGCTCATCGTGACCGTTTTGGCCGAGATGGTCGGCGGCGATGGCGCGGGCAGGCTTCTTTTACGTCTGCAACGCACTTGGCGCATCCCCGAGATGTACGCCTGCGTCATGGGCCTTGGGCTGACCGGATGGGCCCTGGCCGCCGCCCTGGCCTCCCTTGAAAGCCGCATGATCTTCTGGTCGCCGACCCACCGCCGCCCCAGCCATCATCCATAAAGGAGTCTCCCATGTCCCTGCCTCGCCGCACCTTGTCCGTCCTGCTCGCCATGCTTTTTCTGTGCGCCCTGCCCTCCGCCCCCGGCGCAACGCAGCCGCTGCGCATCGGCTACATCCCCATTGCCGATTGCCTGCAACTCTATGTGGCCATGGAACAGGGGTTTTTCACTGCGGAAGGCCTTGAGGTCCAGGCCCGGCCCATGCAGGGCGGTCCTGTGCTGAGCCTGGCCGTGGAGGCCGGGGAGCTCGATCTGGGCTGGTCCAACATGGTCTCCCTGTTCCAGGCCCATGCCCGGGGGTTTTCCTTCGTGCTGGTGGCCCCGGGAGCGCTGGAGGACGACGGGGAGCATCTGACGCACAGTCTGCTTGTGCCTGGCGGCTCCCCCTTGCAGGCCATCGGTGATCTGGCGGGCCGGACCGTGGCCGTGAATGCCCTGGGCAACGTCAACGACCTGTCTTTGACCGTGCTTCTCGCCGCCGCCGGGCAGGACCCGCAGTCCGTGCGCATGGTGGAGGTTCCCTTCCCGGACATGGAGGCGGCGCTGGCCTCCGGGTCGGTGGATGCGGCGCTTGTGGCCGAACCCTTCCTCTCGTCCGCTGTGTCGCACGGGGCGCGGTGTCTTGTGGCGGCCCCCCACGCGGTCTTCGGCCGGGAGTTCATGATCGCCGGATGGTTCGCCACCTCGGGCTGGACGGCCGCCAATCCCGGGCAGGCGGCGGCCTTTTGTCGGGCCGTGGACAAGGCCTCGGCCTACATCACCGGCCATTCGCAGGACATACCCGGCGTCCTGGCCCGCCATACGCGCCTGACGCCGGATATGGCGGCGCACATCGCCCTGCCCGCCTTCTCCGCCGGGCTTGACCAGGCCGCCATGCAGCGGACCATCGACCTGACCGCCACCCATGGCTTCATCCCCAGGGCGTTTCCGACCCGGGACATCCTGGCCCCAGGATTCGAATGGCCGCAGAGGTGAGGCCGGTCCCCGAAGCAGACAATTTTCTTGGACGGACGCCGGGCGAGGCGGGGTAGGGTCACCAGGATGGCTGTGTTGGAAAGGGAAACGCCACGCGCCCTTCCTGAAAAAACTGGCGCGTCGGCCAGAGGGCGCGGCGCTACCCCAACTCCGGCGTGATGTTCCAGATATCCCGGCAATAATCCCGGATGGACCTGTCCGAGGAGAATTTTCCAAGCCGGGCCACGTTCAGGATCGACATCCGGGTGAAGCGGGCCGTGTCCCGGCAGGCCTCCATGACCAGCGCCTGGCAGTGCATGTAGGAGGCGAAATCGGCCAGCACCATGTATTCGTCCTGATACAGGAGATTGTCCACGATGGGCCGGAAGATCTCCCGGTCCCCCGCAGAGAAAGCCCCCGAGGCGATCATGTCCAGGGCCTGGCCGAGCACGGGGTCGGTGGCGGCATAGGCCCGGGGATCGTAGCCGTTGCGTTTGACCTCGACCACCTCCGGGGCGGTTAGCCCGAACAGGAAGAAGTTCTCCTCGCCCACGCACTGGCGCATCTCCACATTGGCCCCGTCGAGCGTGCCCATGGTCACGGCCCCGTTGATGCCGAACTTCATGTTGCCGGTCCCTGAGGCCTCTTTCCCGGCCAGGGAGATCTGCTGCGAAATGTCGGCCGCCGGATAGACCACCTGTCCCACTCGCACGTTGAAATTGGGGATGTAGGCCACGGTGAGCCGCCCCCCCACGTCCGGGTCGCCGTTTATCACCTGGGCCACGTTGTGGATGAGCTTGATGACCCGCTTGGCCATGAAATAGCCCGGCGCGGCCTTGCCCCCAAACAGCACCGCCAGGGGGGAGAACTCCGCCCCGGGATCGCGCTTTATGGCGCTATACAGGGCGATCACCCGCAGGATATTCAGGTGCTGGCGCTTGTATTCATGGACGCGTTTGACCTGGACGTCGAAGACGGCGTCAGGGTTCAGCGCCACGCCCAGGTGCTTTTCGGCCAGGGCCGAAAGGGCCGCCTTGTTTTCCCGCTTGATCCCCCGCCACTGGGCCTGGAACCCGGGGTCGTCGGCAAAGGCCTCAAGCTTGCCTATCTCCTCCTCGAACCGGTTGATCCAGGCCGGGCCTATGCGCGAGGTGATGCACGCGGCCAGCCTCGGATTGCACAGGGCCAGAAAGCGCCTGGGGGTCACGCCGTTGGTCACGTTGCAAAACTTCTGCGGCGTCAGGGCGGCAAAATCCTGCATGACGTGCGTTTTGAGCAACTCCGTGTGCAGCGCGGCCACGCCGTTGACGGCATGGCTGCCCACCACCGCCAGATGGGCCATGCGCACGCTGCGCGGCGAGGCCTCGTCGATAAGCGACAGCCGGGCCGCCAGGCCCTCGTCGCCGGGATACGCGGCGCGCACCTCCTCCAGAAACCGGCGGTTGATCTCGTAAATGATCTCCAGGTGCCGGGGCAGGAGGCCGCCGAAAAGCTCCACGGGCCATTTCTCCAGGGCCTCGGGCAAAAGCGTGTGGTTGGTGTAGGAGAAGCACTTCGTGGTGACGGCCCAGGCCCTCTCCCACTCCATGCCGTGCCCGTCCACCAAAAGACGCATGAGTTCGGCCACGGCCACGGCCGGATGGGTGTCGTTGAGCTGGATGGCGAAGGTCGTATGGAAGGTGTCCAGGGGCTTGCCCAGCATCTGCTGCACCCGCAGCATGTCCCTCAGCGATGCGGACACGAAAAAGTACTGCTGTCCAAGGCGCAGCACCTTGCCCTGGTAGGGTTCGTCGTTGGGATATAAAACCTTGGAGATGGTCTCGGAGAGGATCTTCTCCTCCACGGCCTTGCCGTAATCGCCGGAGCTGAACGAACCGAAGTCGAACGCATCCACCGCCTCGGCGCTCCACAGCCGAAGCACGTTGCAAAACGTCCCGCCGTAGCCGATGACGGGAATGTCGTGGGGCACGGCCAAAATCCGTTTTTCCGGGTTCCAGCGCACCCGAAGCCGCCCCCCGGCGTCGAGGAAGGTCTCGGTGCTCCCTCCCAGTCCCACCTCAACGGCGAATTCGTGCTGCACGATCTCCCAGGGAAAGCCCTGGCGCAGCCACTTGTCCGCCATCTCCACCTGCCAGCCGTCCCGAATGGTCTGGGTGAACATGCCGAACTCGTAATGGATGCCGTAGCCGATGGCCGGGACGCCCAGGGTGGCCATGGAATCCATGTAGCAGGCCGCCAGCCGCCCCAGGCCGCCGTTGCCCAGGCCCGGCTCGTGCTCGCCGTCCACGATGGCGTCCAGATCCTGCCCCAACGTGGCCAGGGCCTCGCGCAGGGGCTCGGCGATGCCCAGGGCCAGGACGTTGGACCCAAGCTGCGGGCCGATGAGGAACTCGGCCGACAGATAGGCCACGGCCCGCAGATCGAGCGCTTTCGTGATCCTCTCAATGCCCTCGTTCCAGGCCTTGAGCATGCGGTCGCGCACGCAGTAGGCCACGGCGTCGTACCAGTCTTGGGCGCTGGCCGTGACCGGGGTGTTCCCGCTGACGTAGTACAGGTTGTCGAGCACGGCCTGGCGCAGTCCGGGCGCCGTACAATCCGTCCGGACATTGTGGCAGGACTTGTTTCCGGGGCCTTTGGGCATGGGGTTCTCCTCCTACCAAGGCGACAGCGTAAAGGGGCTGGAGTCCTTGACCGCCTCCCCCGGACGCCGGTTGGCGATCTGTACGAACTGCCCGGCCCATTCGTCGATGATGACGTGGGCCTCGCCGTACCAGGTCAGGGCGTTGAGGTTGATGGGCGCAAACTTGCCCTGCTCGCGGTCAGCGGCCATGGCCAACACCTGCTTGTCGGCGCTGGCGAGGATCTTGGCCTCGAAGGCCACCGTACACTTGGCGTCCGACTCCTTGGCCGCAGCCTGCACCGCCACCCCGGACCCGTAGGGCGCGACCAGGGACAGGGCCTCCATGACCACATGGCTTGGCACAAGCTCGGTCATGGCCAGTTCCAGGGTCAGGGAGTCGGGCGTCGGGGCGTCCACGATCTTGAAGCGATTTTGGGGGTCGGCCGCGAAGGCCTTCTGGAACGCCTCGCGCATGTATGCGGCCACCTGGCTGACGTCTTTTTGCATGTCCGCGCTCCGCACGGACTGCTGCCACCAGCTCGAATTCATCAGATAGGCCGTATTCACCTTGGCGATGTAGAGTTTATTATATGCCTTCCAGTCCACTCCGGATTTGACCCAGACCTTCTGGAACGGCAGATCCTCGCGGCTCGACATCTGGCTCATGGGCACAAACCCCGCCCCTTCCGACGGTTTGGCCTTCATGGATTTGCAGCCCGCCGCCAAGGCAAACACCAGCGTCAAACAAACAAGATATCCACACCGCCGCGAAATGGTCATGCCGATCTCCACCGTGTCCCTGCCTGGGACTGTTGTTGACGTTCAAAGGGACCGCATCACGGCGTCTTTTCGCCCTTGCCCCCAAGCCGGTCGCTTCTGCCCTGGATGGTCGCGTGCAACACCGGCACGATCATAAGCCCCAGGACCGTAGCCACGATCATGCCGCCCATGACCGCCGTCCTCACGGAAAAAATACGAATGTATTTTTTACACTTCCATCAACGGACGACGCATCACGGCGTCTTTTCGCCCTTGCCCCCAAGCCGGTCGCTTCTGCCCTGGATGGCCGCATACAACACCGGCACGATCATAAGCCCCAGGACCGTAGCCACGATCATGCCGCCCATGACCGCCGCCCTCACGGAAAAAATACGAATGTATTTTTTACACTTCCATCAACGGACGACGCATCACGGCGTCTTTTTGCCCTTGCCTCCAAGCCTATCGCTTATGCCCTGGATGGTCGTATACAACACCGGCACGATCACCAGCCCCAAAACCGTAGCCACGATCATGCCGCCCATGACCGCCGTCCCCATGGTGCTTCGGGCCGCGCCGCCCGCCCCGGTGGCCAGGGCCAGGGGCACGACCCCCAGGATGAAGGCGAACGAGGTCATGAGGATGGGCCGAAGCCGCAGGGTGGAGGCCTCGATGGCCGCGTCGGCCAGCCCCAGGCCCTGCTCCCGGCGCATTTTGGCGAACTCCACGATAAGGATGGCGTTTTTGGCGGCAAGGCCGATCAGCACCACCAGCCCGATCTGGGCGTAGACGTTGTTGTCGAAGCCGCGCAGCATCTGAAATCCCATGGCCCCGAGCACGGCGCAGGGGATGGACAAAATGACCGCAAAGGGAATGGACCAGGACTCGTACTGGGCCGACAGCACCAAAAAGACCAGCACCAGGGCCAGCCCGAAGACCACCGCCGACTGGGCCCCGGCCTTTTTCTCCTGGAAGGCGATGCCCGTCCATTCGTAGCCGAAGCCCTGGGGCAGCTTTCCGGCCGCGTCTTCAAGGGCCGTCATCAACTGGCCCGAACTCTGGCCCGGGGCCGTGGCCGCGCTGAACTCCACCGTGCGGTAGAGGTTGTAGCGCCGGATGTATTCCGGCCCCTTGATCTCGGACACGGACCCCAGCGTGGACAGGGGCAGCATGTCGCCATGGGCGTTTCGCACGAAAAACCGGCCGATATCCTCGGGCTTGGCCCGGAACCGCGGCTCGGCCTGGAGCATCACCCGGTAGGTGCGGCCGAACTTGTTGAAGTCGTTGACGTACAGGCCGCCCAGGTAGGTCTGCATGGACTCGAAGACCGACTCCAGGGGCACGCCCTGGGTCTTGACCTTGGCCCGGTCCACATCGAAGAACAGCTGCGGCACGCCGATGCTGAAGTCCGTAAAAAGCCCGCCCACGGCGGCATCCTGCATGGCCGTCTCCCGGAAGCCGCGCGATGCGGCGTCGAGCCCGGCCAGATCGCCGCCGCCCCGGCTCTGCAGCTCGAAGGTATAGCCGCCGGTGGTGCCCATGCCCGGGATGGTGGGGGCGTCGATGACGTTGATGCGGGCCTCGGGGATGGCCGCAAACTCCCGTTGCAGCCGGGCCATGATGGCCGACACCGAAAGATCCGGCGTGGTGCGCTCCTCCCAGGGGGTCAGGATGGGGATGATCATGGTGGTGTAGGAGGAATAGCCGCCGATGAGCACGTTAAAGCCCCCCAGAGTGAGCACGTCCGCGACCCCCGGGGTGTTCATGAGCACGGCCTCGACCTTGGCCGTGGCCGCGTCGTTGCGCCCGAGCGACGCCGCCTCGGGCAGGCCCACGTTGACGAAGAAATAGCCCATGTCCTCGTCCGGCACGAACCCCGTAGGCAGAACCTTGAGGATGCCCGCCGTGCCTGCGTACACCGCCCCAAGCACGGCCAGGGTCAGAAAGGCCAGGCGGATGGCCCGGCGCACCAGGCCGCCGTAGCCCCGGGTGACCACATCGAAGACCCGGTTGAATCCCCGGAAAAACCAGCCCAGGGGACCGCCCGTGCCCGTGCCCGCCGGACGCAGCATGAGCGCGCACAGCGCCGGGGAGAGCGTCAGGGCGTTGATGGCCGAAAGGGCCACGGAGATGGCCACGGTCAGGGCGAACTGCTGGTACAGCCGCCCCGTGGTGCCGCCCATGAACGACGCGGGCAGAAACACGGACATGAGCACGATGGAGATGGCGGCCACGGGCCCGGCCACCTCGGCCATGGCCGCCTTGGCCGCCTCCTTGGGGGAGAGCTTGTCGTGGTCGATCTTGTGCTGCACGGCCTCCACCACCACGATGGCGTCGTCCACCACGATGCCGATGGCCAAAACCAGGGCGAACAGGGTGGTGGTGTTGATGGAGAACCCGAAGACGTTGAAAAAGGCGAAGGTGCCCACCAGCGACACGGGCACGGCGATCATGGGGATGACCGTAGCCCGCCAGTTCTGCAAAAAGACGAAGACCACCACCAGCACCAGGAGGATGGCCTCGAACAGGGTGTGGATGACCTCCTCGATGGAGGCCTCCACAAACTTCGTGGTGTCGTAGGGGATGCGGTATTCCATGCCCGTGGGAAAGATCTTCGAGACCTCGGCCATGGTGGCCCGCACCTGTTTGACCAGCTCGATGGCGTTGGCCCCGGGCAACTGGTAGATGATGATGGTAGAGGTGGGCTGGCCGTTTAAGCGGGTGAAGGCCTTGTAGCTCTGGGCCCCCAGCTCCACCCGGCCCACGTCCTTGATGCGCACGATGTTGCCGCCAGACTCGGCGCGCAGGATGATGTCCGCGAATTCCGCCGGGTCGGTCAGGCGGCCCTTGACCTGGACGGTCATCTGAAAGGGCGTGTTCTCCGGGGTGGGCGGCTGGCCGAGCTGTCCGGCCGGGGCCTGGATGTTCTGCTCCCGCAGGGCGGCGGCCACATCCGAGGCCGTCAGGCCAAGGTTGGCCAGCTTGTCCGGGTCGAGCCAGACCCGCATGCCGTAGGTCAGATCCGCCACCAAAAAGACGTTGCCCACGCCGGGGATGCGGGCCAGGGCGTCCACGATGTTGATGCGGGCGTAGTTCTCCAGAAAAAGCGAATCGCGGCTGGCGTCGGGCGACAGGAGGTTGACGGTCACCACCATGTCCGGGGTCTGCTTTTTCACGGTGATGCCCGAGCGGCGCACATCGTCGGGGAGCTTGGGCTGGGCCAGCTGCACCCGGTTCTGCACGTCCACGGTGGCCAGTTCCAGGTCGCGGCTGATGTCGAAGGAGATGTTTAAGGTCATGAGCCCGTCGTTGGAGCTGACGGAGTTCATGTAGATCATGTCCTGGGCCCCGTTGACCTCCTGCTCGATGGGCGCGGCCACGGTCTCCTCCACCACGGCGGCCCCGGCCCCGGTGTAGTTGGCCTGGACCTGAACCATGGGCGGCGACATGCGGTCGGGATACTGGGCCACGGGCAGGGTGAAGATGGAGATGGCCCCGATCAGGGTGATGATGATGGACAGGACCGAGGCGAAAATGGGGCGTTCGATGAAGAAATTGACCATGGGATGGCGTCGCCTTCAGGAATAGGGGTTGCGGCCCGTGGCGCTGCGGCCGGAGGGACGGGAGGAGACCCCGACCCTGCGCTTGTGTGCAATCAAACCGGGGAGACGGCCGAAAA
Above is a genomic segment from Desulfolutivibrio sulfodismutans DSM 3696 containing:
- a CDS encoding ABC transporter permease, with translation MMRLAGRLLPLFLLAAWEALCRTGVIDSRFVPAPSAILACLAAPGTAGDMLGQMGLTLRRTLLGFALGGAAGLCLGLACGALRRLDETLSPLIELLRPVPSVAVIPVAILFLGLGDALNVAVTAFACSWPVFVAGRDAVRAVEPLRLDTARLCGLTRGRRFLAVILPASLPGAVTGLRTALGIAVAVAVGSEMAASSDGLGHLAMAASFSRQQALAFAAVLAMGLVGGACAFGFSSLLRLAGRFWPGLFRVQTRLGEKP
- a CDS encoding ABC transporter permease; translated protein: MIRLRPLFGLAFAAILWEAVSLAAATPSLPGPGAVAAAFPGLVLGGTLPRALWLTLGHTALGLGTAMALGLPLGLLMGRSRAARAFLTPTMELLRPLPPSALIPPAMLLAGFGPGLYAAVVGFAACFPLLLAAMDAGRAVPTPLVDTARSLGAGRLRTITRVVVPACLPGVSTGLRMALPVALIVTVLAEMVGGDGAGRLLLRLQRTWRIPEMYACVMGLGLTGWALAAALASLESRMIFWSPTHRRPSHHP
- a CDS encoding ABC transporter substrate-binding protein; this encodes MSLPRRTLSVLLAMLFLCALPSAPGATQPLRIGYIPIADCLQLYVAMEQGFFTAEGLEVQARPMQGGPVLSLAVEAGELDLGWSNMVSLFQAHARGFSFVLVAPGALEDDGEHLTHSLLVPGGSPLQAIGDLAGRTVAVNALGNVNDLSLTVLLAAAGQDPQSVRMVEVPFPDMEAALASGSVDAALVAEPFLSSAVSHGARCLVAAPHAVFGREFMIAGWFATSGWTAANPGQAAAFCRAVDKASAYITGHSQDIPGVLARHTRLTPDMAAHIALPAFSAGLDQAAMQRTIDLTATHGFIPRAFPTRDILAPGFEWPQR
- a CDS encoding glycogen/starch/alpha-glucan phosphorylase, with the translated sequence MPKGPGNKSCHNVRTDCTAPGLRQAVLDNLYYVSGNTPVTASAQDWYDAVAYCVRDRMLKAWNEGIERITKALDLRAVAYLSAEFLIGPQLGSNVLALGIAEPLREALATLGQDLDAIVDGEHEPGLGNGGLGRLAACYMDSMATLGVPAIGYGIHYEFGMFTQTIRDGWQVEMADKWLRQGFPWEIVQHEFAVEVGLGGSTETFLDAGGRLRVRWNPEKRILAVPHDIPVIGYGGTFCNVLRLWSAEAVDAFDFGSFSSGDYGKAVEEKILSETISKVLYPNDEPYQGKVLRLGQQYFFVSASLRDMLRVQQMLGKPLDTFHTTFAIQLNDTHPAVAVAELMRLLVDGHGMEWERAWAVTTKCFSYTNHTLLPEALEKWPVELFGGLLPRHLEIIYEINRRFLEEVRAAYPGDEGLAARLSLIDEASPRSVRMAHLAVVGSHAVNGVAALHTELLKTHVMQDFAALTPQKFCNVTNGVTPRRFLALCNPRLAACITSRIGPAWINRFEEEIGKLEAFADDPGFQAQWRGIKRENKAALSALAEKHLGVALNPDAVFDVQVKRVHEYKRQHLNILRVIALYSAIKRDPGAEFSPLAVLFGGKAAPGYFMAKRVIKLIHNVAQVINGDPDVGGRLTVAYIPNFNVRVGQVVYPAADISQQISLAGKEASGTGNMKFGINGAVTMGTLDGANVEMRQCVGEENFFLFGLTAPEVVEVKRNGYDPRAYAATDPVLGQALDMIASGAFSAGDREIFRPIVDNLLYQDEYMVLADFASYMHCQALVMEACRDTARFTRMSILNVARLGKFSSDRSIRDYCRDIWNITPELG
- a CDS encoding DUF3313 domain-containing protein — encoded protein: MTISRRCGYLVCLTLVFALAAGCKSMKAKPSEGAGFVPMSQMSSREDLPFQKVWVKSGVDWKAYNKLYIAKVNTAYLMNSSWWQQSVRSADMQKDVSQVAAYMREAFQKAFAADPQNRFKIVDAPTPDSLTLELAMTELVPSHVVMEALSLVAPYGSGVAVQAAAKESDAKCTVAFEAKILASADKQVLAMAADREQGKFAPINLNALTWYGEAHVIIDEWAGQFVQIANRRPGEAVKDSSPFTLSPW
- a CDS encoding efflux RND transporter permease subunit — protein: MVNFFIERPIFASVLSIIITLIGAISIFTLPVAQYPDRMSPPMVQVQANYTGAGAAVVEETVAAPIEQEVNGAQDMIYMNSVSSNDGLMTLNISFDISRDLELATVDVQNRVQLAQPKLPDDVRRSGITVKKQTPDMVVTVNLLSPDASRDSLFLENYARINIVDALARIPGVGNVFLVADLTYGMRVWLDPDKLANLGLTASDVAAALREQNIQAPAGQLGQPPTPENTPFQMTVQVKGRLTDPAEFADIILRAESGGNIVRIKDVGRVELGAQSYKAFTRLNGQPTSTIIIYQLPGANAIELVKQVRATMAEVSKIFPTGMEYRIPYDTTKFVEASIEEVIHTLFEAILLVLVVVFVFLQNWRATVIPMIAVPVSLVGTFAFFNVFGFSINTTTLFALVLAIGIVVDDAIVVVEAVQHKIDHDKLSPKEAAKAAMAEVAGPVAAISIVLMSVFLPASFMGGTTGRLYQQFALTVAISVALSAINALTLSPALCALMLRPAGTGTGGPLGWFFRGFNRVFDVVTRGYGGLVRRAIRLAFLTLAVLGAVYAGTAGILKVLPTGFVPDEDMGYFFVNVGLPEAASLGRNDAATAKVEAVLMNTPGVADVLTLGGFNVLIGGYSSYTTMIIPILTPWEERTTPDLSVSAIMARLQREFAAIPEARINVIDAPTIPGMGTTGGYTFELQSRGGGDLAGLDAASRGFRETAMQDAAVGGLFTDFSIGVPQLFFDVDRAKVKTQGVPLESVFESMQTYLGGLYVNDFNKFGRTYRVMLQAEPRFRAKPEDIGRFFVRNAHGDMLPLSTLGSVSEIKGPEYIRRYNLYRTVEFSAATAPGQSSGQLMTALEDAAGKLPQGFGYEWTGIAFQEKKAGAQSAVVFGLALVLVFLVLSAQYESWSIPFAVILSIPCAVLGAMGFQMLRGFDNNVYAQIGLVVLIGLAAKNAILIVEFAKMRREQGLGLADAAIEASTLRLRPILMTSFAFILGVVPLALATGAGGAARSTMGTAVMGGMIVATVLGLVIVPVLYTTIQGISDRLGGKGKKTP